A stretch of the Malus sylvestris chromosome 10, drMalSylv7.2, whole genome shotgun sequence genome encodes the following:
- the LOC126587411 gene encoding anthranilate N-methyltransferase-like, whose amino-acid sequence MFTSVPSGDAILLKWVLHNWSDQHCLKLLENCYNAIPDDGKVIIVEALLPVMPETSTVVKSTSLLDVLMLSQKRGGKERSREEFMTLETGAGFSGIKYECFVSSLWVMEIFK is encoded by the exons ATGTTTACAAGTGTTCCATCTGGGGATGCCATTTTGTTGAag TGGGTACTTCACAATTGGAGTGACCAACACTGCCTAAAGCTGTTGGAAAATTGTTACAATGCTATTCCAGACGATGGAAAAGTGATTATTGTGGAAGCACTTCTTCCAGTGATGCCAGAGACTAGCACCGTCGTGAAGAGCACCTCCCTACTTGATGTGCTTATGCTGAGTCAAAAAAGGGGAGGAAAGGAGCGGAGCCGAGAAGAGTTCATGACTTTGGAAACTGGTGCTGGATTTAGTGGCATTAAATATGAATGTTTTGTCTCCAGCCTTTGGGTGATGGAGATCTTTAAGTAA
- the LOC126587406 gene encoding anthranilate N-methyltransferase-like — protein MALQLEEEETFGCAMQLVFSSVLSMSMKSAIELGVFDIIAKAGPGAKLSSSEIAAHIGSGTRNSEAPMMLDRILRLLASYSILSCSVVANEEDGSDSQRVYSIGPVSNYFVTDEDGISLGPMMALSQDKVVLDSWSQLKDAVVEGGIPFHRVHGKQSYEYLGLDSRFSQVFNTAMFNLTTIVTKKILHVYEGFEKITQLVDVGGGLGVTISLITSKHPHIKGINYDLPHVIKDATSYPGVEHVGGDMFTSVPSGDAILLKWVLHNWSDQHCLKLLENCYNAIPDDGKVIIVEALLPVMPETSTAVKSTSLLDVLMLSQKRGGKERSREEFMTLATGAGFSGIKYECFVASLCVMEIFK, from the exons ATGGCCCTGCAGCTGGAAGAAGAGGAAACCTTCGGCTGTGCCATGCAGCTGGTGTTTTCTTCTGTGTTGTCCATGTCTATGAAATCAGCAATCGAGCTAGGCGTTTTCGACATCATAGCGAAAGCCGGTCCTGGTGCCAAGCTGTCTTCGTCAGAGATTGCAGCCCATATCGGCAGCGGCACCAGGAATTCTGAGGCACCGATGATGTTGGATCGTATTCTAAGGCTCCTAGCCAGTTACTCTATTCTCAGCTGCTCTGTCGTTGCTAATGAAGAAGATGGGTCTGATTCTCAGAGGGTCTACAGCATTGGTCCTGTGTCCAACTACTTTGTGACTGATGAGGATGGTATTTCTTTAGGTCCCATGATGGCATTGTCGCAAGACAAGGTCGTCCTAGACTCCTG GTCCCAACTGAAGGATGCAGTTGTTGAAGGAGGAATTCCATTTCACAGGGTCCATGGCAAGCAGTCTTATGAGTACCTAGGTTTAGACTCCAGGTTTAGTCAAGTTTTCAACACAGCAATGTTTAACCTCACCACTATTGTCACGAAGAAGATTCTTCATGTCTACGAGGGTTTTGAGAAAATTACCCAACTTGTTGATGTTGgtggtggtttgggagtcactATTAGTCTAATCACTTCTAAGCATCCCCATATTAAGGGTATCAATTATGACTTGCCTCATGTCATAAAAGATGCCACTTCATATCCTG GTGTGGAACATGTTGGAGGAGACATGTTTACAAGTGTTCCATCTGGGGATGCCATTTTGTTGAag TGGGTACTTCACAATTGGAGTGACCAACACTGCCTAAAGCTGTTGGAAAATTGTTACAATGCTATTCCAGACGATGGAAAAGTGATTATTGTGGAAGCACTTCTTCCAGTGATGCCAGAGACTAGCACCGCCGTGAAGAGCACCTCTCTACTTGATGTGCTTATGCTGAGTCAAAAAAGGGGAGGAAAGGAGCGGAGCCGAGAAGAGTTCATGACTTTGGCAACTGGTGCTGGATTTAGTGGCATTAAATATGAATGTTTTGTCGCCAGCCTTTGCGTGATGGAGATCTTTAAGTAA